One window of the Eucalyptus grandis isolate ANBG69807.140 chromosome 6, ASM1654582v1, whole genome shotgun sequence genome contains the following:
- the LOC104429030 gene encoding cytochrome P450 82A4-like: MADEYGPVFTIRLGLFLAIVVSSSEIAKECYTKHDLALASRPKLLATEVLGFNYAFFVLDPYGLYWREVRKIATLELLSNRRIESLLKAIVASATDIAITVALPQPMRKRRGDALPFLRWLDLGGQEKSMKRTAKELDTIISGWLEEHKRINKNLSEKRVDRDSMDVMLSTLNGMDIGGFDPDKIVKATCL; encoded by the exons ATGGCCGATGAGTATGGACCGGTCTTCACCATCAGGCTTGGGTTGTTCCTGGCCATAGTGGTTAGTAGTTCTGAGATAGCCAAAGAATGTTACACAAAACATGACCTTGCCCTTGCATCTCGTCCGAAGCTATTAGCCACTGAAGTTTTGGGCTTCAATTATGCCTTTTTTGTGTTGGATCCTTACGGTCTGTATTGGCGTGAAGTGAGGAAAATCGCCACCTTGGAGTTGCTCTCTAACCGGAGGATTGAGTCATTGCTCAAAGCTATAGTGGCGTCGGCGACGGATATTGCCATTACAGTGGCGTTGCCGCAGCCgatgaggaagaggagaggag ATGCTCTTCCATTCTTGAGATGGTTGGACTTGGGTGGCCAAGAGAAGTCCATGAAGAGGACCGCCAAAGAGTTGGACACAATCATAAGCGGTTGGCTAGAGGAGCACAAAAGGATTAACAAAAATTTGAGCGAGAAGAGGGTTGATCGAGATTCCATGGACGTCATGCTATCGACCCTTAATGGCATGGATATCGGAGGTTTTGACCCTGATAAAATTGTCAAAGCTACATGCTTG